The sequence below is a genomic window from Elusimicrobiales bacterium.
CTGCGCGTTGGTGCGGTAGAACACGGCTGTTTCGGAAAGCGAGGCGCCGTCTTCTTCCACCAGCCGGCCTATCTGCGAGGCGACCCAGCGCGCCTCGTCGGATTCGGAGGGCAGCTCCTGCACGCGCACATCCTCGCCCTGCGGGTTTTCGGTGTAGAGATTTTTTTCCTTGCGGCGGAGATTGTATTTTATCAGGGTGTCCGCCGCCGCCAGTATTTTAGCGGTGGAGCGGTAATTAAGCTCCAGCGCGACGGTTTTGGCGTCCGGAAAATCTCGCTCAAACTCCAGTATGTTGCGTATGTCGGCGCCGCGCCAGGAGTATATGGACTGGTCCGGGTCGCCCACGGCGCAGATGTTGCGGTGCTTGGCGGAAAGCAGCTTGGCCAGCATGTACTGGGCGCGGTTGGTGTCCTGATACTCGTCCACCAGAACATGCAGGAAATGCTCCTGGTAGTATTCGCGCACATCGTCGCGCGTTTTCAGCAGCTCGGCGGGTTTCATCAGCAGGTCGCCGAAATCCAGCGCGCCCGCGGCGTTAAGCGCGGCCTGATAGCGCAGATACACATCCGCCGCCACCTGCCTGCCGGGCGCGGGCGAGGTCTGCGCGTGTATGGAATAGGACTGCGCGTCCATCAAATCGTCCTTGGCGCGGGAGATGATGTTGAGATAGAGGCCGTACTTGTTTTTTTCGTCCTCGCGGCCCAGCGCGGACAGCGCGGACTGTATGATTTTGCGCTGGTCGTTATCGTCGTAGATGACAAAATCGGGCTTGAGCCCCAGCACGGCGGCGTGGCGGCGCAGCAGCCGCGCGCCGAAAGAGTGGAATGTGTGCGTCCACACCTGCCAGCCGCGTCCGGGAACCAGCGCGTCCACGCGCTGGCGCATTTCCGCGGCGGCCTTGTTGGTGAATGTAACCGCCAGTATGCGCGACGGCGAAACCCCGCCCGCTATCAGCCGCGCTATGCGGCAGGTGAGGGTGCGGGTTTTGCCCGTCCCCGCGCCGGCCACTATAAGCAGCGGCCCGCCGGCGTGGACGACGGCCTCTCGCTGGCGGGCATTGAGCCCGGACAGCATGGAGTCGTATACCGAGGTTTCCATAAAAAAATAAAAGCCGCCTGCGAGCCGGCGGCTGCATATCACATTTTATAATTTATTAAGCGAAACATGAACCCGAAATTCTGCACGGGAATGCCACGCTCTCCGCCGTCCATGTTCCCGCCGCCAACTGCATTATGCCTGGCGCGAAACCGGCGGCTTCTCTAAAAGTGCTGCCGGATTCGCCGGGGGGCAAAAATTTCCGGCCCGCCGCAGGCGCAGCGGGCCGGGAGCCGAAATTCATTTTCCCCGCGGTTATCTGCCCGCTTTTTCGGCCTGGGAGGGGTTGTCGGCTATCTGCGACATGTAGAGCATCGCCTTGACGTTCCCCGCCGCGGACTGGTCTATCATCCCCGGACCAGGATAGAAACCGCCGTAATTGTAACGCTCTGGGTCCAGCTCTATTGTAAAGGCGAAAACATGATGCTTTTCATAAGCCCAGTCGCACATATCGCCGGTGGCCACGTAGAGTTCGCTGCTTTTCATGGCCTTGTAGCCGGTGAAGCCGGCCAGCTTGCCGGCTATGGCCTTGAAGATTTTAAGGTCTTTACCGTCGCTTACATCATCATCCGTGCTGCCCAGCGGATACAGCACCAGCCGGCTGTAGCTGTGATACGCGATTGCCACCGCAACGTTGGAATGCTTTCCGAAAAAATCGCGCACTGCCTGCGTTTCCGGCTCGGAAAAGGCGGCGGTTCCCATGTAGGTGTCGGAACCCGGGTTGGAGGAGGAGCCGCCCTGCCCCCACCGCGCGGCATAGTTGCGGTTGAGGTCCACGCCGAAGGCGTCGCCGCCCGTCTTGGCGCGATTCTTACGCCACCAGCGGTACTGGCCTTTATCTATGTCGTACTCCGCGCCGTCGGGGTTGAGCATGGGAACGATGTAAATGTCGCGCCCTTCAAGAACGGCTTTGGCCTCGCCGTCCTTGTTTTCGGCCAGCCAGGCGGCGTATTTGAGCGGCATTTCCACGCTGAGATGCTCCCGCGCGTGATGGTTGCCTATGAAAAGCGCGCCCGGCTTGCCGCTTGGCTTGTCGCCGGACACGGAGCTGTTGAGCCGCAGGCACAGTATCTCCCGCCCCTGCACGCTTTTGCCTATGGAGAATATGGACGAGTAGCCCTTGAGCTTCTCCGCATAAGCCTTGAGGTCGGACTGCATCCGGTCAAAATTGTGGTATTTGAGGTCCGACGGCGGAAAATCCTTGGTAAACGAGGCGCTGAATTTTTCCAGCGGGATGCTGGAGATGATTTCAAAACCGGCCTCTTTTATTTTTGAAAGCGTACCCTCGTTTGCTATGCCGGCGGAGGAGTCTTTGCCCGCCTCCACTATGTCCATGCCCAGATTGAATATCCGGGTGCGCTCCTGCGACGATTTGGCCGACACCACCGCCCAGTAGCGCGGGTTGACGGGTGTTTCTTTGGTTCCCGCCGGCGAAGCCGGAGACGCCTGTACGGGCCCGGCGGCGGAAGAAAGCTGTTTTGCCGGGGATTTGTTTCCTTCTGCGGACGCTGGGCCGGCGTTGGCAAACATCGCCGCGGCCAGCAGAAGTGCGGTTTTCAATTTAGCCTCCTGTGCTGTGCCTGCACTATATCATAAAACCGGCGGAACGGCTTTGATTAGGAGTTGTATTCGCCCCAGCTTTTTACGGCAAGGGAGTCCGGATTCAGCCGGCAAAATGCGGCTATGAAGGCCGCCGCCAGCTTCGCGTTGGTTATAAGCGGGATGTTATAATCCACCGCCGCGCGGCGGATGACATAATCGTTTTCCAGTTCCGCGCGGGAGAGGTTTTTGGGGATATTGATGACCAGATCTATTTTTCTTTCGCGCAGGTAATCCATTATATTGGGTTTCGCGTTTTCGCCGGGCCAGGCCAGCGCGGCGCATTCCACGCCGTTGGCGCTGAAAAATTCCGCGCTGCCCCTTGTGCCGAAAAGCGCATATCCTTTTTCCCGCAGCAGCCGCGCGCTTTCCAGCAGCTCTATCTTGGAGCGCGGCGGCCCGCTTGAGATGAGAATGTTTTTGGCCGGGATTGCGTATCCCACCGACAGCATGGCCTTAAGCACGGCCTCATGCAAACTGTCGCCCAGGCAGCCGACCTCGCCGGTGGAGGCCATTTCCACTCCCAGCACCGGGTCCGCCATGTGCAGCCGCGAAAAGGAAAACTGCGACGCTTTCACGCCGATATGGTCCAGGTCAAAAATTGACTTGTTCGGCTTTTCAAAACTCTCCCCCAGCATGATTCTGGCCGCCAGGTCTATGAAATTGCTCTTTAGCACCTTTGACACGAAAGGAAAACTGCGCGATGCGCGCAGATTGCACTCTATCACCTTGATATCGTTGTCTTTTGCCAGAAACTGCATGTTGAAAGGGCCGGAGATGTCCAGTTCTCTGGCTATCTGGCGGGAAATGCGCTTGATGCGGCGCGCGGTCTCTATATAAATTTTCTGGGCCGGGAAGACTATGGTCGCATCGCCCGAATGCACGCCCGCGAATTCCAGATGCTCCGAGGCGGCGTAGGCTATGATTTCGCCGTTTTTGGCGACGGCGTCCATCTCTATCTCCTTTGCTTCCTGTATGAATTCGGAGACTACCACCGGATGGCTTTTTGACACTTTCGCCGCCTGCGTCAGGAAATGTTCCAGCTCGCTTTTATTGGACACCACGTTCATCGCCGCGCCGGAGAGGACATAAGACGGCCTCACCAGCACGGGAAACCCCACGGTGTCGGCGAATTTATAAATCTCCTCCAGGCTGCTGGCCTCTTTCCAGCGGGGCTGGTCAACGCCCAGCCGGTCCAGCATGGCGGAGAATTTGTGCCTGTCCTCGGCGGCGTCTATGGAATGGGCGGAGGTTCCCAGTATCTTCACCCCCAGCGCGTGCAGCCGCATGGCGAGGTTGTTGGGGATCTGGCCGCCCACGGAAACAATAACCCCCTGCGGCGATTCCAGTTCCACGATGTCCAGCACCCGCTCCAGCGACAACTCGTCAAAATAGAGCCGGTCGCATTCGTCGTAATCGGTGCTGACGGTTTCGGGATTGTAATTTATCATCACGCCGCGCCAGCCCGTTTTCCGGGCGGCGCGCAGCGCGTTGACGCTGCACCAGTCAAACTCCACGCTGCTGCCTATGCGGTACGCGCCGGAACCCAGGACTATCACGGATTTCCCGTCCCGCTCAAATTCAATGTCATGACTCGTCCCGCAGTAAGTGAGATAGAGATAATTGGTGCGCGCCGGATATTCCGCCGCCAACGTGTCTATCTGTTTCACATACGGCACAATGCCCAGCGCCTTGCGCCGCGCGCGCACGCGCTGCAGCGCCTCTTCCATGCGCTCCGGCGGGCATTTGAGAGTCAGCCGCGCCAGCTGAAAATCTGAAAAACCGAGCTGCTTGGCGCGCAGCAGCTCTTTGGGCGGAATCTCGTCCGGCGAGCCGTATTTTTCAAGCGATTCCCCGGCGGAATGGATGTTTTTAAGTTTTTCCAGAAACCAGCGGTCTATTTTTGTAAGCTCGTTTATCCGCTCAACGGAAAAGCCGCGGCTGAAGGCTTCCTCTATCACGAAAATGCGCATGTCGGTGGGGCGGGCAAGCTCGCGCTCCACTTCGGAAAAATTCAAATCGCGGTTGGCCACGAATCCGTGCATCCCCTGGCCTATCATGCGCAGCCCCTTCTGCACGGCTTCTTCAAAGGTGCGGCCTATCGCCATCACCTCGCCCACGCTTTTCATGCTGCTGCCCAGCTCTTTTGACACGCCGGAGAATTTCCCCAAATCCCAGCGCGGTATTTTGCAGACTATATAATCCAGCGCCGGCTCAAAACACGCGGTGGTGGTGCCGGTAACCGGATTTTTAAGCTCGTGCAGCCCGTAACCCAAAGCCAGCTTCGCCGCCACCGCCGCCAGCGGGTATCCGGTGGCTTTTGAGGCCAGCGCGCTGGAGCGGGAGAGCCGCGCGTTCACCTCTATCACGCGGTAATCCTCAGAGCGCGGGTCAACCGCGTACTGGATATTGCATTCGCCCACTATCCCGATATGCCGGATGACTTTCAGCGACAGTTCCCGCAATTTATGGTATTCCGCGTTTGTCAGCGTCTGCGAGGGGGCGACCACTATGCTCTCGCCGGTGTGAATGCCCAGCGGGTCAAAATTCTCCATATTGCAGACGGTTATGCAGTTGTCGTATTTATCGCGGACGACTTCGTATTCAATTTCCTTCCAGCCTTTAAGCGATTCCTCAATCAAAATCTGGCCGGAATATGCCAGGCTTTTTTCCGTCAGCGCGGCCAGCTCCCGCTCGCAGGAGCAGAAGCCGCTCCCCTGCCCGCCCAGCGCAAATCCGGCGCGCACTATCACCGGATAGCCCAGCTTCGCGGCGGCGGCCAATGCCTCTTTTTGGGAGGACACCGCCGCGCTGCGCGGAGTTTTCACGCCGATTTCATCCAGTTTTTTTACGAAAAGCTCCCGGTCCTCGGTGTCCAGTATCGCCTGCATGGGCGTTCCCAGCACCTGCGCGCCGTGCCGCTCAAACACGCCCGCCTTGTGCAGCGCGATAGCGCAATTCAACGCCGTCTGCCCGCCGAAGGAGACGAAAACCCCGTCCGGCCTTTCTTTTTTTATGACGTCTTCCACAAAGCGCGGCGTTACCGGCAGGAAATAGATTTTATCCGCCGCGTCTTCCGATGTCTGCACCGTGGCGATATTGGGGTTTATGAGGACGGAGGCGATGCCTTCCTCTTTGAGCGTTTTCAGCGCCTGCGAGCCGGAATAGTCAAATTCCCCCGCCTCGCCTATTTTAAGCGCGCCGGAACCCAGCACGAGGACTTTTTTCACAGTTTCTCCATAAACCTGTCAAAAAGGAATTTGGTGTCCGAAGGCCCGCCTGAGGCCTCCGGGTGGAACTGCGCCGAGAAAAACGGCTTTTTGCGGTGAATAATCCCCTCGTTGGTCCCGTCGTTGAGATTGATGAAAAGCGGTTTCCAGTCCGGGCCCAGGGTTTTGTCGTCCACCGCGAAGCCGTGGTTCTGCGAGGTGATGTAGGCCCTGCTGGTGCCGGCTTCAAGCGCGGGCTGGTTGTGGCTGCGGTGCCCGTATTTGAGCTTGTAGGTCTGCGCCCCGGCGGCAAGAGCCATAAGCTGATTGCCCAGGCAGATTCCGAAAACCGGCTTGTCCTTTTGCAGGGCTTTTGCGATATTTTCTATGGTTTTGCCGCATTGCCGCGGGTCGCCCGGCCCGTTGGAGATGAAAAGCCCGTCGTAATTCTCTTTTGATACATCCCAGTCCCAGGGAACGCGAATCACTGTCGCGTCGTATTTCAGCAGGCAGCGGATGATGTTGTTTTTGACGCCGCAGTCTATAAGCGCGATTTTGCGCCTGCCGTTGCCGTAGACAACGCGCTCTTTCACGCTGACCTCGGCGGCCAGATTGTCTTTGTTGGGGTCCCGGAAAGCCACATCTCCGGCGCACACGAGTTTGCCAAGCATCGCGCCTTTTTCCCGTATGAGCCTTGTCAGCGCGCGGGTGTCAACGCCGCAGAGGCCGGGGATATTATGTTCTTTCAGCCATTGTCCGAGGCTTTTTCTGGCGTTCCAGTGGCTGTATGCCGCCGAATAGTCGGATACCACCAGCCCCGCGACATGGATTTTTTCCGATTCAAAAAATTCCAGCAGCCCGCGCGCATCCCTGGCGGAATCCGGCACGCCGTAATTGCCCGCCAGCGGATAAGTCAGCACCAGAATCTGGCCACGGTAGGACGGGTCGGTGAGACTTTCGGGATAGCCGGTCAGCGCGGTGTTGAAAACCGCCTCGCCCGCGGCGGAGGCCTCCGCGCCGAAGGACTCGCCGGCTGCGCGGGTTCCGTCCTCAAGTTCCAGAAAGCATTCGCTCATGCGCCTCCCGGACAAAAGAAAACGCGGCAGGCGCCCCGCGCCCGCCGCGTCCCGTATTGACGAGGTTTAAGCGGATTCTTTTCCATGCAATGCCTGGGCAAGCTGTTCCTTGCGGTGCTTTATTTCTTCGCCCATCTTTTGCAGTTTTTCCCTGCCCTTGGCCATATTGTCGTTAAGCCATTCGCCAAGGTCCTCGCGCGTTTCCTTGCCGGCCTTGGGCGCGAACAGAATGCCTATGGCCGTTCCCACCACGGCGCCCACGGCAAAAGCGGTTATGACCGCGGCCGTCTTGTCGTTATTGTCGGACATATTCACCTCCGGTTCCAATTCCAGTGTATCAATAAAAAAATCCGCGCGCAAACGCCAACGCCGCCGCAAGCAGGAACTGCGCCTCCACGGCGGTTTCGGAAAGGGCGCCCGCCGGTATTCTGCCCGTATAATAAAACGCCAGCAGGGCAAGCGTGTACAGGCTGGCCGCAAGCATGGGCAGAGCCGCCTCCCGCCTCCAGCCGGCGGCGGAAAGCCAGCCCAGCCACAACGCCATCGCCGCGGTCATGGCAAACATCAGCAGCAGCGTCGCCCGCCTGCCATGCGCCTTGTAGAAACTTTCCTTGCCCACTATCAGATCGCCGTGAACCGCGCTCATCCCCAGCGCGGCGGAACGCACAAACACCGCCGGCACCGCGTATGCCACCGCCAGCAAGGCCGCCGCCGAAAAATGCGACCTCTCGTAAAACGCCGGGACATAGGCGCAGACAAACCCCCAGCCCAGCGCGGTTACAAAATCCTTTGAGCCGGGAAAATCCATCACCCGCCTTATGTTGAGCGTCTGCCGGAACGGATACGCCAGCCCCAGCAGCCAGAAAAACACCACGGGAAACAGCACCGCCGGCCCCATCGGCCAGGCCAGCGCCATCGCCAGGACTCCGGCGGCAATCCCCGCAGATGCCGCCCGCAGCCGGCGGCGGCGGAAGGCGGGGGGCTTTTCCCGGTCGGAGACGGCGGCCTCCCGCGCGCGGTTTATTATGGTAAGGCTGAAAACAAAGGACCAGGCCAGCGCCAGCGCCCTCGCGTCCGCCCGCACCCCTTCCATCTTCATGCAGACATAAGCCAGGCATACCGCCGCAAGCCCCGCGTAGGCGCCGCTGCCGACGAACACACCCCACAGCCCGCGCAGATGCCGCCCGGACGGGCGCGCCGCGCTGATTTTCAGCGCGCGGGCGCGTTCGGCCACGCGCTCTATCATCCAGCCGGGGGTGGATGCGCCCGCTGTTACCGCCACCCGCGCCCCGGCGGGCAGGGGGGGCAGTTCGTCTTCCGTCTCCACGGCTATCACATTGGCGCACAGCCGCCGGCACAACTGCGCCAGCCGCGCGGTGTTGGCGCTCTGCCTGCCGCCGACTATTATGACGGCGTCCGCGTTGCGGGCCAGCTCCCTGGTCTCTTTCTGCCGCTCGCGCGTGGGCTGGCAGATGGTGTCGGACACGACGCATTCCCGCGATTTCTTTTTTACGGCCTCCGCCGCCGCGAAAAAAATCTCCTCTTCCTGCGTGGTCTGGGCGACGATGTTGGCCTTGTCAAAAGCGGGCAGCCTCTCCGCCTCGTCCGGGCCGGAGACCACATGCCCCCGGCCTTTTGCGTATCCCAGCAGCCCCGTAACCTCGGCGTGGCCCTTGTCGCCTACGATGACGGTGTCGTATCCCGCCTGCGCGTATTTGGAAATCACGTTGTGGACCCGCTTGACCAGCGGGCAGGTGGCGTCCACCACGCGCGGCGCGAGGGCGCGCAGCCGGGCCTCGTCCTGCGGCGTTATGCCGTGCGCGCGGATTACAATCACGCCGGTTTGCCCTGCGGCCTCGTCAATGGAAGCCAGCGCGCGTATGTTTTTGGATTCCAGGGTTTCTATGACCTGCGGATTGTGGATAAGCGGCCCCAACGTATACACCGGCGTCCGCGCGTCGCGGGCCAGGTCCAGCGCGCAGTCTATGGCCTTTTTGACGCCGGGGCAGAAGCCGGCGGTTTTCGCGATGATGATGTCGCTTTCGGGCAACTATCGCTCCACAAGGTAATTGGGCGCTTCCTTGACTATGGTAACGTCGTGGACATGGCTTTCCGCCAGCCCGGCGTTGGTGATGCGCACAAAGCGCGCTTTCGCCTTCAGCTCGTCTATGGTTTTGCAGCCGCAATAGCCCATGCCGGAGCGCAGCCCGCCCACGAGTTGATGTATTATTTTCGCCGCCGGCCCCTTGAACGGCACGCGGCCCTCTATCCCCTCGGGCACCAGCTTGTCGGCGCCTATGCCCTGCTGGCCGTAGCGGTCCTTGGAGCCAAGCTCCATCGCGCCCAGCGAGCCCATCCCGCGGTAGAGCTTGTAGCTGCGGCCCTGGTAGAAAATTATCTCGCCCGGGGTTTCCTCTGCGCCGGCAAAGCAGCTGCCCAGCATCACGCAGTCCGCCCCCGCCGCCACGGCCTTTGCGATGTCGCCGGAGAATTTTATGCCGCCGTCGGCCACGACCGGGATGCCGCATTTGGCTGCGGCGGCTATGGCGCTTATCTGCGGCATCCCCGCGCCGGAAATTATCCGCGTGGTGCAGATGGAGCCGGGGCCTATGCCGACTTTCACGGCGTCGGCGCCCGCGTCAATCAGCGCGCGCGCGCCGTCTTCGGTGGCCACGTTTCCCGCCAGCACCTGCACGTTGCGCCGTTTTTTTAGTTTTCTGACCGCGTCCAGCACGGCGGCGCTGTGGCCGTGGGCGGTGTCTATGGCGATGATGTCGGCTCCGGCGTCGGCGCACATCTCCGCGCGGAGCAGCCCGTCCGGCCCCACGCCGCAGGCCGCGCCCACGCGCAGCCGGCCCAGCTCGTCGGTGCAGGCGCTGGGGTAAAGCCGTTTTTTCTCTATGTCCTTTGTGGTGTACATGCCGCGCAGGTTGCCTTTTTCATCCACGATGGGCAGCTTTTCTATGCGGTGGCGGTGCAGCAGTTTCTTGGCCTGCTCCGGCGTGGCGCCCAGCCGCGCGGTGATGGGTTTTTTGCGCATCACCTCGGATATTTTTCTGGACATATCGGTTTCAAACATCAGGTCGCGGTTGGTTACTATGCCTACGAGTTTCCCCTTGACCGTAACGGGAAAACCCGAAACCCCCGTCCTGCGCATCAGTTCAAATGCCGCGCCCAGCGTCCTGTCCGGCGATATGGTAACGGGATTTATCAGCACCCCGCTTTCGTACTTTTTGACCTTCTCAACTTCCGCTGCCTGCGCCTCCGGCGGCATGGCGCGGTGGATTATGCCGATGCCGCCCTCGCGCGCCAGCGCGATTGCGAACGGCGCCTCGGTAACGGTGTCCATCGCCGCGGACAGCACGGGAATGTTGAGCCGTATTTTGGCTGTGAGCCGCGCGGACACGTCGGTTTCGCGCGGCAGGAAATCTGATTTGGCGGGGACCAGAAGCACGTCGTCAAAAGTCAGGGCCAGCGGGGTGTTGTCTTCAATCATGCTGCCTCCCAGCCGCCTGCGGGGCTGCGTCATCCGGCGGCAACTTCATTCTAGAATTTCGCGCCGCATTACTCAAGAACCGAATCCGCCGGGCTGTTTAGAAAGGCCCGGAATCTGCTAAAATGAGATGTTGCTGAAAAGCGGCGCAAAGCCCTCATCGTCTAGTGGCCCAGGACATTGCCCTTTCAAGGCAAAGATCAGGGGTTCGAATCCCCTTGAGGGCGCCATTTCTTTCCATAGGTAGAACTCGTGACAATGCCCACGGTGCCCCCGGTATCGTGGGCATTGTCCATTGTATCTCGGCGGTGCCGTCCTCCTTATTCACGTCAATTCGCTTTATCCAGCTATGTAAAAAAGTTTTTGATTCCGCCAAGCTGGAGCCGGACATGAAATCCTGTATATTCCGCACATAGCTGTGAATCTCGTCATCGCTGGTGACGATAGTTTCGCGTTCCTGCCGCTCCTTCAGCGCCCTCAGCGTTTCACCCAACCCGGCCAGTTGAGCGCGCTGGTCTTTGATTCTGGGCGCAAGGTCGGACAGTTCCAGCTCGCCTGTCTCCAGCGCGGAATAAAGTTTATGGAGTCGTTTGTTCACGTCCGCCATTTTCAGTTCCATAGCCGTTATCTGGTCGCGGATACCGCCTTTGGCGGATATTATCTCCGAGTTAACCATCGTCACCAGCTTCTTTACGCTTTTGTCGGTTATGCAATTGCGCAGGTTGCCTATCACGGCGGCGTCCAGCTTGTTTTGAGGCACAAAACTATGGCGGCACACCTCTTTGCCCCGCTTGAGATAATTCAGGCAGGCGTAGTAAAAAAATTGCCCGGATTTTGCGGAAACGCCTATCATCTTCGCCCCGCAATGTTTGCAGAAAACCATGCTGCTTAGCAGATATTCGCTCGCGGCTTCGCGCGGATGCATGCATTTGGGCGCGCGCTCCCGCAATAACGCTCTTGTTCGTTCATAGGTCTCTTTTTCGATGATGGCCGGATGCGTGTTCTGAATGCGGAGAATCTTCTCCGGCTTGTTTTTCACATAGCGGCCATCAACCTTGGTGTGAATGTTGAACAAGGTGTTGCCGGTATAGGTTTCGTTTGTCAGCACATAATAAAGCACCGTGATGCTCCAAGTCCGTCCGGAGCGGGTGCGCAGTCCTTCGGCGTTAAGCCTGCGAACCATTTCTTTGAGGCCGTAGCCGCGCAGGCACATATCAAAAATACGCTTTACCAGAATGGATTCAATGGGGTCAACGGCCAGCTTAACTTTTTCATTCCCGTTGACGATGAGTTTTGCTTTTGAGTATCCAAACGGCGCGG
It includes:
- the ispH gene encoding 4-hydroxy-3-methylbut-2-enyl diphosphate reductase — its product is MPESDIIIAKTAGFCPGVKKAIDCALDLARDARTPVYTLGPLIHNPQVIETLESKNIRALASIDEAAGQTGVIVIRAHGITPQDEARLRALAPRVVDATCPLVKRVHNVISKYAQAGYDTVIVGDKGHAEVTGLLGYAKGRGHVVSGPDEAERLPAFDKANIVAQTTQEEEIFFAAAEAVKKKSRECVVSDTICQPTRERQKETRELARNADAVIIVGGRQSANTARLAQLCRRLCANVIAVETEDELPPLPAGARVAVTAGASTPGWMIERVAERARALKISAARPSGRHLRGLWGVFVGSGAYAGLAAVCLAYVCMKMEGVRADARALALAWSFVFSLTIINRAREAAVSDREKPPAFRRRRLRAASAGIAAGVLAMALAWPMGPAVLFPVVFFWLLGLAYPFRQTLNIRRVMDFPGSKDFVTALGWGFVCAYVPAFYERSHFSAAALLAVAYAVPAVFVRSAALGMSAVHGDLIVGKESFYKAHGRRATLLLMFAMTAAMALWLGWLSAAGWRREAALPMLAASLYTLALLAFYYTGRIPAGALSETAVEAQFLLAAALAFARGFFY
- a CDS encoding M14 family metallopeptidase translates to MKTALLLAAAMFANAGPASAEGNKSPAKQLSSAAGPVQASPASPAGTKETPVNPRYWAVVSAKSSQERTRIFNLGMDIVEAGKDSSAGIANEGTLSKIKEAGFEIISSIPLEKFSASFTKDFPPSDLKYHNFDRMQSDLKAYAEKLKGYSSIFSIGKSVQGREILCLRLNSSVSGDKPSGKPGALFIGNHHAREHLSVEMPLKYAAWLAENKDGEAKAVLEGRDIYIVPMLNPDGAEYDIDKGQYRWWRKNRAKTGGDAFGVDLNRNYAARWGQGGSSSNPGSDTYMGTAAFSEPETQAVRDFFGKHSNVAVAIAYHSYSRLVLYPLGSTDDDVSDGKDLKIFKAIAGKLAGFTGYKAMKSSELYVATGDMCDWAYEKHHVFAFTIELDPERYNYGGFYPGPGMIDQSAAGNVKAMLYMSQIADNPSQAEKAGR
- the guaB gene encoding IMP dehydrogenase — protein: MIEDNTPLALTFDDVLLVPAKSDFLPRETDVSARLTAKIRLNIPVLSAAMDTVTEAPFAIALAREGGIGIIHRAMPPEAQAAEVEKVKKYESGVLINPVTISPDRTLGAAFELMRRTGVSGFPVTVKGKLVGIVTNRDLMFETDMSRKISEVMRKKPITARLGATPEQAKKLLHRHRIEKLPIVDEKGNLRGMYTTKDIEKKRLYPSACTDELGRLRVGAACGVGPDGLLRAEMCADAGADIIAIDTAHGHSAAVLDAVRKLKKRRNVQVLAGNVATEDGARALIDAGADAVKVGIGPGSICTTRIISGAGMPQISAIAAAAKCGIPVVADGGIKFSGDIAKAVAAGADCVMLGSCFAGAEETPGEIIFYQGRSYKLYRGMGSLGAMELGSKDRYGQQGIGADKLVPEGIEGRVPFKGPAAKIIHQLVGGLRSGMGYCGCKTIDELKAKARFVRITNAGLAESHVHDVTIVKEAPNYLVER
- the carB gene encoding carbamoyl-phosphate synthase (glutamine-hydrolyzing) large subunit encodes the protein MKKVLVLGSGALKIGEAGEFDYSGSQALKTLKEEGIASVLINPNIATVQTSEDAADKIYFLPVTPRFVEDVIKKERPDGVFVSFGGQTALNCAIALHKAGVFERHGAQVLGTPMQAILDTEDRELFVKKLDEIGVKTPRSAAVSSQKEALAAAAKLGYPVIVRAGFALGGQGSGFCSCERELAALTEKSLAYSGQILIEESLKGWKEIEYEVVRDKYDNCITVCNMENFDPLGIHTGESIVVAPSQTLTNAEYHKLRELSLKVIRHIGIVGECNIQYAVDPRSEDYRVIEVNARLSRSSALASKATGYPLAAVAAKLALGYGLHELKNPVTGTTTACFEPALDYIVCKIPRWDLGKFSGVSKELGSSMKSVGEVMAIGRTFEEAVQKGLRMIGQGMHGFVANRDLNFSEVERELARPTDMRIFVIEEAFSRGFSVERINELTKIDRWFLEKLKNIHSAGESLEKYGSPDEIPPKELLRAKQLGFSDFQLARLTLKCPPERMEEALQRVRARRKALGIVPYVKQIDTLAAEYPARTNYLYLTYCGTSHDIEFERDGKSVIVLGSGAYRIGSSVEFDWCSVNALRAARKTGWRGVMINYNPETVSTDYDECDRLYFDELSLERVLDIVELESPQGVIVSVGGQIPNNLAMRLHALGVKILGTSAHSIDAAEDRHKFSAMLDRLGVDQPRWKEASSLEEIYKFADTVGFPVLVRPSYVLSGAAMNVVSNKSELEHFLTQAAKVSKSHPVVVSEFIQEAKEIEMDAVAKNGEIIAYAASEHLEFAGVHSGDATIVFPAQKIYIETARRIKRISRQIARELDISGPFNMQFLAKDNDIKVIECNLRASRSFPFVSKVLKSNFIDLAARIMLGESFEKPNKSIFDLDHIGVKASQFSFSRLHMADPVLGVEMASTGEVGCLGDSLHEAVLKAMLSVGYAIPAKNILISSGPPRSKIELLESARLLREKGYALFGTRGSAEFFSANGVECAALAWPGENAKPNIMDYLRERKIDLVINIPKNLSRAELENDYVIRRAAVDYNIPLITNAKLAAAFIAAFCRLNPDSLAVKSWGEYNS
- a CDS encoding YtxH domain-containing protein; the protein is MSDNNDKTAAVITAFAVGAVVGTAIGILFAPKAGKETREDLGEWLNDNMAKGREKLQKMGEEIKHRKEQLAQALHGKESA
- the carA gene encoding glutamine-hydrolyzing carbamoyl-phosphate synthase small subunit; its protein translation is MSECFLELEDGTRAAGESFGAEASAAGEAVFNTALTGYPESLTDPSYRGQILVLTYPLAGNYGVPDSARDARGLLEFFESEKIHVAGLVVSDYSAAYSHWNARKSLGQWLKEHNIPGLCGVDTRALTRLIREKGAMLGKLVCAGDVAFRDPNKDNLAAEVSVKERVVYGNGRRKIALIDCGVKNNIIRCLLKYDATVIRVPWDWDVSKENYDGLFISNGPGDPRQCGKTIENIAKALQKDKPVFGICLGNQLMALAAGAQTYKLKYGHRSHNQPALEAGTSRAYITSQNHGFAVDDKTLGPDWKPLFINLNDGTNEGIIHRKKPFFSAQFHPEASGGPSDTKFLFDRFMEKL
- a CDS encoding UvrD-helicase domain-containing protein; its protein translation is METSVYDSMLSGLNARQREAVVHAGGPLLIVAGAGTGKTRTLTCRIARLIAGGVSPSRILAVTFTNKAAAEMRQRVDALVPGRGWQVWTHTFHSFGARLLRRHAAVLGLKPDFVIYDDNDQRKIIQSALSALGREDEKNKYGLYLNIISRAKDDLMDAQSYSIHAQTSPAPGRQVAADVYLRYQAALNAAGALDFGDLLMKPAELLKTRDDVREYYQEHFLHVLVDEYQDTNRAQYMLAKLLSAKHRNICAVGDPDQSIYSWRGADIRNILEFERDFPDAKTVALELNYRSTAKILAAADTLIKYNLRRKEKNLYTENPQGEDVRVQELPSESDEARWVASQIGRLVEEDGASLSETAVFYRTNAQSRSFEEAFRRAQIPYRLVGATKFYDRAEIKDAVAYARLAVSPRDPVSLARVLNVPARGISKQSQERLEKYAAEKGVALCEAMEAAAFIEGITPAARRAMGEFSNLLDSLHREAQTSPPAHMLQRALLLSGYWKSLEAAVEKNPHDDEAKGRLANLQELLNGAREYEERCARAQAEASLSGWLEEVALISPSDEASGSGVTLMTVHLAKGLEFPFVFVTGLEEGLFPIGSGDAGEDELEEERRLCYVAMTRARKRLFATHAATRRLFGKVYANLPSRFLFESKLMAQTEVFRPGADNVEFAPPPAPKIVPAARALGGQRVRHAVYGTGKIIAQSGSGEGVKITVVFDQGGRQTFMLRYAPLEIL